The Thermodesulfobacteriota bacterium genome includes the window TGTACTGTGAGGTTTAACTTAGTAAATTAGGAGCGATGAGTTGTCCATTTTCTTATTACGAGGCCAATCAAGCCGCTGGCTAAGAGAAGTATGGCTGAAGGCTCGGGGATCGTTACATCTGGAGGATCGAGAGGTTGGATAAACGTGGCGTATCCCACTCCCCACGGGTTACCAAGTTCAAGAAATGGTTTCCATACAAGGGTTTCATCTTCGTTCCAGGTAGTATACAGTCCATAGCAAAAATTATCCGGGTCGTATCCCAATACCGGTACGAAGTGGTCCGTACCCCCGTTGCCGTCAGTATCGACCAGGAACATCAGAGGCCGTCCGGCATCGATTTCAGCAATCAAACTGTCCCATGTGGAATTGCTATTATATGGCTCGTACCAGGCATCAAAAGTATATCCACGATAGTCGGCGAATCCGGTAAAAGCGTCGTCAGCGAAAGACTGGTAACTCCAACCGTAGCCAAGAGGATCTTCCGAGGTATGAAAGAAGTCAGCGACACTGGTGTCGGGCGGTTCAGGTAAATCGGAATTATCCGGCGTCGGATCATACTTTTCATTGTGTGCCGGACTGGAAATATGGTCTTGGACATTCGCGGTTAGACAGACGCTATCCCATCCGCTGGCATCAAATAAATTGTCATAGCCGTGGAGGTCCCAGTAGCCGATAACAGAGGCGGCGGCAGTAGGCCCACAGCCGTGGTACCAATTGTAGGCCGGGACATTTGAGAGAGTCACCGGTAAGGCAGCAGCAGGAGGTATATTCATCAGCCATAATGCCGCTGTTTCTACCAGAAAGAAGCTTATCGTTATAAGTAAAAACTTACGAATGAATAACATCCTTCCCTCCCTGGATTGGATACCTCTATTATATCGGTTTAGACGAGAAGTTTGTTAATAAAGGAGGTATCCCTTCCTGTGACGATTGGGATATCTTATAGCACAGTGGGTTTGTGGATGCAAGAATTGATCGACGGCATCATAAGGGTTTGAAAGATGCGATGGAAGATATGTGACTAGGCCCGCGGCTGAGATGAAAAAACCTTACTTAGAACCACAGGATAGCAGCGTCAAATATTATATTGGCCCCCTATTTCTTTTTAGAAAATTTTTTTCTGCCGAAAGCGGCCAAGCCTATCAGCCCGGAGCCCAAAAGGGCCATGGTAGCCGGTTCAGGAACCGGAGTGCCACCTCCCGTAAACCTTTCATAGACTACATCGTTGGAACAATTCACGGTCCAGCTGATAATGAAGTCATCTGAACCAAGGTATATTGGGTAATCTGAGAAGTCAAAAAAAGAGGTGACTTCAGTGCCTGTTGCCCCGGGGATTTGCCAACCTGAAAAATGGGTGGTTTGTGCAGTAGTGGAGGTGCCTACATTAATCGCAATTGGGTGACTGTCCCTGATATAGTAACCAGACCAAGTACCTGTATTGTCATTACCCGAAAGTATATAGGATGAGTCATTATTACCCTTTATCGAGGAAAGATTAATAGAGAAAAGACCGTAATCGCCTGCTGTTTTTTGCCCATTTGTCTTCACCAGATAGTTCCAGGTATTATCCG containing:
- a CDS encoding C39 family peptidase; translation: MLFIRKFLLITISFFLVETAALWLMNIPPAAALPVTLSNVPAYNWYHGCGPTAAASVIGYWDLHGYDNLFDASGWDSVCLTANVQDHISSPAHNEKYDPTPDNSDLPEPPDTSVADFFHTSEDPLGYGWSYQSFADDAFTGFADYRGYTFDAWYEPYNSNSTWDSLIAEIDAGRPLMFLVDTDGNGGTDHFVPVLGYDPDNFCYGLYTTWNEDETLVWKPFLELGNPWGVGYATFIQPLDPPDVTIPEPSAILLLASGLIGLVIRKWTTHRS
- a CDS encoding PEP-CTERM sorting domain-containing protein, with product MKKRLALLVLLIIFVSSQAVAIEIPFSDTSYYWPTWNNGTADDYKDTIGIPSFTGGKVSISSNGYLENICFNYKADNYLSIWNVLKPSDLFIDIGADNTWNYLVKTNGQKTAGDYGLFSINLSSIKGNNDSSYILSGNDNTGTWSGYYIRDSHPIAINVGTSTTAQTTHFSGWQIPGATGTEVTSFFDFSDYPIYLGSDDFIISWTVNCSNDVVYERFTGGGTPVPEPATMALLGSGLIGLAAFGRKKFSKKK